The genome window atgtcacagccctggtagcagacgaaatggtggctggttcccgtaggaagacagccacccgtgaccgcaacttctgaatgacaatctacccgcagtgcgggcagatgtgtcaacgaacgctgcttcagtgtgatggacgcccacacacctaatgcagcgatcgtatccattcctttccgcaccaaagagaacagccgcgctggagaatgctcagtcagtcctgaaaaggacttttagataaatctcacaccctcggaactgccgagacgcccaggggaaggtcgctgcaggtagggacgatccgctgctacacgtcgtagatccggcagtagaagaagacgaagacgaagaattcattgaattcgttcagttcgtagtcatgagcgaaggctctgaaaaacaaaaggtaaatgaatgctgcacgccggcttccttttataccggatatccgggggcggagcccggcatgcaaatttcattcgccaaatttcattggccttttctatagtagtcagagttgattggttctcaagggcgaaccccatctgtcgttctcgacacaacgtcgagacaccgacagaaagggaacccaGAGTTTGTTCAGCTAGATGGTACAGAGTTTGACCTCTGGGTTCACAAAGAGAGTGGAAAAGCAAATTatcttgaaagaaagaaatcaaacaCATAGACaagaagagaaaaagaaacaaacatacaaTAGTTTGTAGGTGCATTTTAGAAAGACTTCACTTCCCCTATATGATGTCATCTTGACATATGCATTAAGGCAGGAACTGGTAGGGTTGTTGCACTCTAATCAGAAATTTGCGTTTATGCTGTGGCACTTATTCTCACACTCCAGGGCAAAGATTCAAGATAAGCAGATAAGTCtggtaagtaaaaaaaaaatttgtacaATGTTTATAGAATAATCTGATTGAATTGCCTAAAAACTTAACTTGAGTTTGAGAAAATCTTAGATCAAATCCATTTCTTTAGCTCAGAGGTATACCATAATTTaaccaaaataatttaaaaccaaGACGATTAAATCACACTTACAAATAAAGTACAAGATGAGAAACGGTGTTTGTTGTATAGAACTGTATACTGATCTGTGAACTGTGCATTATCTCTAGAGGGTAACTTGTACCCTGTCTTCAGTTAACATACATATTTGCAAGCAATGTGTTTGAAATCTTTTACACGTTTCATAAATCTAATCTTGATAAATTTGAACTACCAAGAACCCAGTCACTTGGTACATATCAAATGGGTAGAATGAGTTGAGGTTAAGGTTTTTTGGGGTTTTTAAAACTAGTTTGAATTTTTAATCCAGTGGGTTGTGCAAATTCTTTTGACCATTCTATACTGTAAAGCTTGCACAATTTCGCTACTCAAATTTACTCAGCACAACAagctaaattataaaaaaatggtcTTACAAATGCTCTAAATTATTATAACTTGTGTAGAACTTCGCGAAGTTGCCAATGTTTCATTACTCTTCATTAAttgccaaatattttttttctaagcaATATCTAAAGATTTTCTTCCTAATATTCTTCAAATAGCATTGCTTAGTGCATAGTTACAAGTTCAGTGCTTTTGGGCTATCCTATTCCGTCTGatacttattgtattttgtgtGATGCTTAAAATATCAACTGAACTATGACACACTTAACTTTCTTTCAGAAACTACCATGACACCAAACGGGACTGAACGTCACTGCAATTTAACTCGCAACCAGATAACATTCGTCCTTCCTCCAGTGGTAATCATCGAGATGTTACTTGGTCTGCCTGGCAATATCATGGCATTATATGTTTTTTGCAAAGATATGCCATCCTGGGGGACCAATGTCACATTCCTTTTCAACCTAATTCTGTCCGACTTCCTGCTCCTCCTGAGTCTTCCCTTCCGCATCGACAACTACTTGCGTGATGAGACATGGATATTCGGAGACGCCTGGTGTCGGATCAATCTATTCATGCTGGCCGTCAACCGCTCAGCCAGCATTGCGTTCATGACTGCTGTGGCTTTTGACCGCTACTTTAAAGTAGTCCATCCGCATCACAAAATCAATTACATGACCTTAAAACAAGCAGCTGGGGTTGCCTGTCTCATTTGGGCCGTTGTGATAGCTCTGAGGATCCCTTTGCTGGCCAACAACCTTCTAAAAACAGACACCAACAACTCCCATTGCAGAAGTTTCACTGGTGATAAAGATCTATCACCGGGTATGCTCCTGCATCATGGTGTGTTTATCATAGAATTTTTTGTGCCGCTATTGCTCCTGATCTTTTGCTCTGGGCGCATCACCTGCGCCTTACGTTCTCGCCAGTTGGACAAAGGCAAGCGAGGACAAAGGGCTATCCGGACTGTCCTGGTTATCGTTGGGGTTTTTATCTTATGTTTTTCCCCCAGCATTGCCACAATGCTGACTCTCCTCATTTTAGAATCACTTGGAGAGAAGTATTGCAATGCTTTCAAGCTAACAGCTCAGATGTTCAGTTTGTCTATAGCGTTCACGTATCTGAACAGCGCTCTTGATCCAGTCATTTACTGCTTCTCCAGTTCTTTATTTTGcaatcatttgaaaaaaactcTTAACCGGACTGGTTTAGTAAAGCAGCAGCTCAACAGACAGGGCAGCATGACCAGCAGAGCTAATTTGGATGTAATGATGAGTTATGGAGATTGATTGGGACTGGACAAGACCGCAAAGCATATGTCAATGTTATAATACTTCCTTATTGTTGAACTccattttattcagttttctCTTCAACACAGATGATTCTGTGCCGTTAATAAATGTTGATAGCCAATGTTATCGCATGTTGGCGATTATAACATTAGCTactgtaatttgtttaaaaatgtaacttgtTGCTATAAAATATGAAGCACACAGTTCTCTAGAATATCATTACATGTGGTAACAACACAGTCTCATGTGTCAATGTcacaaaattacacaattttCCCCTTTTTCATTCGAATGTATTTTAACATGCggtatctttcatatgtatacatcaatgcaatctgatgggaattcgtctttgttacgtatgtaacctcagttccctgatggagggaacgagacgttgtgtcgagaacgacagatggggttcgcccttgagaaccaatcaactctgactactatagaaaaggccaatgaaatttggcaaatgaaatttgcatgccggtctccgcccccggatgtccggtataaaacgaagccggcgtgcagcattcatttacctcttgttctgaagaagctgagagcctctcacgactgaagcagaatacgatacgtctTTGTGgtataagggacacaacgtctcgttctctccatcagggaactgaggttacatacgtaaccaagacgttccctttctgtcggtctctcgacgttgtgtcgagaacgacagatggggttacctatgaaaaatgccacaacgctgtatcgcttCAGAATCtgtagcgaagcgacggtaacaggcctgggtgtgtcagctcgaagctttcgcgaaactgtaaccttccagtgtggtggtcggggggttacAGAGCTTTCTAGGAGAAGGATGGGTACAGctctgaccggtaacctttcacggacggggccttagctctctactggtgagaggccgtccggcttgggtttacaccgggtaagcgcaaccTTCTTAAtcagggatgcgctgcagaggacACCctctacccgtggggaggaatatggtggatataggtatggtctcgtccttggaggagaacgcatggatgtaacggaggcaagctactGAAGTGCAGTGCGTAAACCTCACTCCTCGGCCTCAAGGAcactctagcgacagacgctagagactgcggtcctTAGCCTCCttgctagagcgcccgactcccatgcagGACTTATCCAGTTCGAGTCCCGCTTAGAGCGGTGCGGAGCGTTCCGGTTACATGGAATGAGTAGTTAActgaggtccacctggggaaactcatgggttaccaagagtgggaaccattctcatgaggatacatcagacggaacagcccacggagggggtgttacagcgtccggtagcactaggtccggttagagctatctgtgataggtcatatggtgtcccagcctaagggggaaggctgctctgcccagccaacctccagggggtgcttgcttagtgatggatggaatgcctgttcttaaccagtgtttggttaagaaggaaggttggtgaggtaccagtttcttagccatgtgtttgggtaagaaaaaaggtagatagcaccctgacccaacctcttggagggtggaaggtgctttcgcaggcatacgcccccccggatcccagtcctacatgtcgccatgCAGGACGTGGGCtaacaccgggtttacgcgaagtttgttaacccttgcgaaggtgttagggcgtagcccaacccgcagctctacagatgtctgatAGAGGGGCGCTTCTGgcggtggctataccccgtgtggagtaagccctcaatgccagtgggcatgggagattctgacaTCGGAATGCcctcgtaacggcatccacgacccagtgcgccaacctctgcttggagacagccttccccttctgctgtcctccaacacagacaaggagctggtcagagctactgaagctctgcgtgcggtccaggacacaacacagatggggttgggtcttcctccctgATGGGGAAGGCCTGCAAGTCCACAACTTGGTCCAGGAAAGGAGAAGttggaactttgggcacgtatctgggcctgggtctcaagataacgtgagagtttgccagggccgaatttaaggcaatctgGGGACAGAGAATGCTtagaggtcccctaccctcttgaagaaAGCGAGCGCcaacaggagggccgtcttacttgtcaggtgaggaagatcggaacctccgagaggctcttggacccacgttggggtcccaagagggtatggagcggaggtGATGCGGATTCCTCCCTCTCGTACCCCTTAGGAACagggtgaccaggtcgtgtttccctagaaactttccatcaactgagttgtgatgagtggcgatagcgactacatacatattcagtgtggaggggagatgttagtctccagtctcgtaagaaggacaacacaatcctgatcgagcacctcagtgggtctttcttgTTCAGAGAGACAcaaggacgagaagaggcgccgtctagaggcgtgtaaccacctagtagatggggccctaacCTGGGTGATGGTACTAGGTACATTACCAGGGATAAAAAAAAgcgaggactctgtactgatatacCCGCCCCTCGAaggcgaaccgtaggaacggccggttccgagggaggatcgagacatgaaagtaagcgtccttcaggtcgattgccacgaaccaatcctgacacctgatagatgtcaggatgggcctctgcgtgagcatcctgaacggcagcttgtgaaggtgcttgttctgggtacgcagatctagaatggggcgcaaccctccgtctttTTTGAGAACGATGAAGTAcaggctgtaaaacccgctgaacatcttggcttgagggaCGGAATCGATTGCCtatttcgccagaagggtggagacctctgcccgaagtacagaggcgtccctgcctctgagagagggagagaggatgccccgaaacttgggagggtTCCTGGCGAATGGATTGAGTAGccaagacggaccgtccgcatCAGCCACCaagacagtgtgggcaacttttggcaagctcccagggactgtgacagggggaccaaggggacggtctgcttcaccattcccacgaaGGATGGTTCGTTGGCCGGCGGAGCTAACCGTAAGTCTAAGGGGTTTCCctggagggaaggttggctctgcTTATTGCCTCCCTGGCGgaacaacggcacgcactgtcggtttgagagtggtgacagctgtcgtgtgtgtacgacctcacgccttgccagggtgtgaggtcggtttgccgagcacagtccagtggagtttatgatcggctgcaagtacacccggggagaacagaaaaactctGAGTAAGTGGACGCCaggccgtggctgtgaaggtcgggcccgatgttgttctccctggggtcttcccgtcagtgtcccttctcgcgagaaggttgttgacggggtggaggtttcccccctCGACCTCCGCTTCCGGGATGCCACCTGTGCGGGCAcaggagccgatgtcgaaggggtcctgggctgccgtGAAGCAGACGTCATGGGGaatctcggaggcctctaggcggccAAGTCACGGCGCGGTGCTTCTTCGACGTCAAAAACTGCGGGgagcagtcctcgacggtgttaccaacaacccaccctgtgAGATGGGtacatcaagaaagcggactttttcggtgtcactcttctgtgcaaggtacagccgggggtgtctctcctggaccactaccgtggacatcgtccctcgcctaaccctaacctaacccttgTGGAActctctcaacgccctggcctgacGGACCttcaggatggccatggcgtagagagaggaggcagcctggcccgcagcagcgcaagctttcgacaccagtgatgccgaagtcctacatgCTTTGGACGTTAGGCGTGGTCGattcccccaggtggtagccgtctgcggcacaggtgcaccgcagccgcacgttccacccgggggatctcgacgtagcctttggctgccccaccatcgagggaagtaaggtagccggagctggtttgactggagcggggccgtgagtggagcgctacaagttttacacagctcctcgtgtcatggtttcacctctctttgtcaggtatttcttggttttgaggtggaatcatacagaatcctttgtttcatgtgggagagagacgattttgGCGCTTATTTgccgccatactctctctctctctagtctgCGTCATGgttccctaccctcctgtttcctagattgtgttaattagcttcccttgagtgtttatcccctgcacctgttccctcttagtttgttcactttaaaacatcctcgtgttcattgtcctgtgcgcgttcattgtaagttGTTTGAAGTTGTTTGTGGATGTACCTGTATGCTGTCGTAAGCTGTATGGTTTCCCTTGTGTGTTTTGAAGATTCATGCTCTCGTCtcgtcttgccttgttcctgtttcccttgtcatagtaagtgttagtttagtgtttgtttccagtgtttgttttcttagtctagtaagtcagtgtccttgttttagTTTTCCAGTCTTGTAttcccattgtgggttttgttttgccttttgtagTGTTCAGTCTGTTCtgtaataaatctgttaaccccctCAACCAtctgtctgcctgcaattgggttctcctgtGAAATTCATGACACCTCGTGCACCTCCGGAAAATAAATGGCTCCCGGGGTGGGCACGGTTTGCACCGCACTCTGACCTCAGAAACcacacgtatccccgggttagcacggttgacatcacttctgcttcctcctgagctcgaccgctgggggtggaactcggattcgtcagagtcggatgccagtctccctccgatgctgcgagcgacatctcatctacatcacatATCCTTTCAGAGTGCATGCCtaaggatccggacggtatacCACCGCGGgatggggaacgttcagaagagcgaatcggggtgcgattgGCCCATgtgcacttggctggcgggtttacgttcgcagaggtccccacatcactaacgctcCTGATACAGGTGGACTTCGGGCGAGCCCGATGTCACGGCctgggtagcagacgaaatggtgtcTGGTTCCCATATGAAGatacaacgtcgagagaccgacagaaagggaacatagGTTACATATTTCACAAGATGGCTCACACGTGTGAATACAATCTCATTTGTACgttttattatgatttgacTTTGCCCCTGTGATGTAAGCATTAGGGGCGGGGTAAGAGTAGCCATTTATAATTCCTTTAAGGTCATAACATATTTGTGTTTCATCAAAATTAGCTTTTTGCGGCTGTGATTTTATGATATGGTTTGGGGTGGGgtaaggtgttggttagccacCTGCTTAAACATGTACAGAACAACTtctttgatatcaggttataaatacataaatatacacacacaagcggtttgtgtattgaaagtcgtgctgagtgacatAAAAAAGGGTGAAATTTGCATACatgaacacgaatcaatagatTCAAAATTTCCTGCCTAAACCTCAAACTGCCTTGAGACTGGGTTCCATGTTTAAAGTAGTCAAACCTGATCATTAGAAGGGGACGTCTAAATACTTAGCACCATATCGTGCATAATATGGTGAGTAGGGAACCTACAGTATGaacaaatattcatatttaaacaaatattgctTTGTGTTGCTGGCCATAAAAAATGACGGTAACACGTCAGTATAGGGgtcaattctcactattaactagttgttattagcatgcctattattggtatattggctgtttattagtagttataaagcacatattctgcatgaccatactctacatcccgGATCCTACCCAATCACTAAACGTAGTACTACCTACTATTAATAAGCCGCAAATTAAGAGTTAACTGGGGAAAAAGTCATAGTTATGGTTTTTAATAGCGAGAAATGCCCTCTATACTGAAGTGTAACCAAAATGACGGATAACAAAAAACTGATATAAGATCATTTTTAAGTGCCATGTGAGTACAAAAAGTATAAGCCAAAAGCAAACAAGCAGTGTCTTGTCCAAAAGTTTTCTTTTTGGTTACTTTCATATGACTGTGCGAACTGGTTTTCCTCAGACTTATTTACTTGCAAATTTGTCAGTTGAGTGTTTCTTCCCCATTCGTGTCTCTCTCACCCTATTCaattcaaaaacatttgcaacACTGAATTCCTGAAAACACCAGATGATGAAAGAGCCTTCCGCTTAAAGCGGAAAGTTATTattgtttcaatgtttgaaaaaataggTTGGTTTTAAAGCAGATAAATGTAAGgtagatatacagtatacttaCTGTTCATCGATATTTATAAGAAAACTATGCGTTGCAACGAAAATCATTACAAAGACAAAGACTACACAGGCAGAACAATCTTTTGCTATCACAAGTATACTTATCTTTGGattatagttatattatattacaccAGTGGCGTAGCCAAGGGTGTGCCAGGATGGCATGCCTGTGCCACCCACAgtggcaaaatatttttttatagttattataAAAGACTTTTCCTAAACTTTGGCTATTCTTGATTACTTACCATATcggtttattaaaaatgtacattttactgtaaattattctcgtaaaaaaaaatctgcttgaTTGTCAACCAATCTGCAAACAACCGTTGACTGACGTGACTCCAGTATCTTGGGAGACTTCTGCCCGCTCGCCAATCGAGGACTTCCTTTGCTCTCGTCAGTCATCTACATCGGGGGCACTGGGTACTGTCATAAGCCgggtttgattttattcatttagttactcagctgtgttttctctctcttccctaTCTGGTTACTTAGACTCAACTGTCTCCTCTCGCCATTGGCGTTGCTACTTTATCATCTCGCTCCTATTCTCTTTACCTTGATTTTCTGGACTACTTTACCCTGCTGTTCCCGCAGCTTCTTTTCCAGATTAATTTAACATTGTTACGGAATGCTGTTCAGCTCTTCCAGAGTCTTAGTTTAAGTATccagtctagtctagtctagtcctGTGGTGTACGTGGTTTCAGTTCTGTTCTCTGTCAAGTTGTCCTGCTGCCTGTACCGTGCCAACCGTGTCGCTGTGGGCGAGAGAGAGTCTGCTGGCAGGGATTAGTGCTTGGTTCACACCACCCGCCTGCTGCTCTAGAGAGAGACTGCCTTGCCTCCTGAGTTCCTCTCAGTTCTGCACCCACCTGTGCCGGCCGCAACTGGAGACTGCCTTGGTATCcctattaaataaatataaataataatatgtttgtTCAACTACTTTCACGGTACAGGCCCCTGAATTCTTGAGAGGTTATACTTTTGTTTATGTGTAATGGGTGAAGGAAATTTCCAAGGTATCCATTTATTCGTTGGAATAAAAAATTCTGACATGATAAGACATGTCAGATACTTGCGTAAGATATTTATGGAAAACACAATGAAGAACGTTATACagtcacacacagatcagaggCAATTTTGCTGACACCCTGCATACTATACCTCTTGATATACCTAATTTGCAGTTGGGAGTCTACTCTGGTAAGTGCTAAGTGTAgtgtaaaatctaattcaactctttattttggattattttttaatttaagcaaaataataataaaatgagaaataagaaacattttctGGCAGCTAGGGTGCAAGAAATATTCTGGAAAAGAAAAGTTTCTcttgtaaaattacatgtttttttttaagtttttcttgtaaatttgcggtCTTTTTTCAGTGTAACTTGACTGTTTTTGAGCCTATTTCAAAAACaggttgtaaaaaaaattatattttcagacTGCTTGGGCGTGTTTTTTACAAatcatatatatacatgtaaaaacGTCATATAACTATAATTTTTCAGAAACTACAATGACAAACGGCATTGAAGATCACTGCAATACAACCCATGAACTGATGGCCTCCGTCCTTCCTCCAGTAGTAATCATCGAGATGTTACTTGGTCTGCCTGGCAATGTCGTGGCATTAtatgttttttgcaaatatatGAAATCCTGGAGGACCAATGTCATATTCCTCTTCAACCTAATTCTGTCCGACTTTCTGCTCCTCCTGAGTCTACCCTTCCGCATCGACAACTTTGTACGCGGCGAGACGTGGATATTTGGAGACGCTTGGTGTCGTATTAATCTATTTATGCTGGCTGTGAACCGTTCAGCCAGCATTGCGTTCATGACTGCTGTGGCTTTTGACCGCTATTTTAAAGTGGTGCATCTGCATCACAAAATCAATCACATATCCTCAAAACAAGCAGCCGGGGTTGCCTGCTTCATCTGGGCCGTTGTGATAGCCCTGAGGATCCCTTTGCTGGCCAACCACCTTCTGAACACAGGGAAAAACCACTCCCGTTGCAGAAGTTTCAGCAATTATGAAGTTCTATCACCAGGTATACTCTtgcattatattgtatttatgttaGAGTTTTTTGTGCCGCTAATGCTCCTGATCTTTTGCTCTGCGCGCATCACCTGCGTCTTACGTTCTCGACCAAGGTTGAACGAAAGCAAAAAGGGTCAAAGGGCCATTCGGACTGTTTTGGTTATCGTTGGGGTTTTTGTCTTCTGTTTTTTCCCCTGCATTGGCACAGGGCTGACTGTTCTCATATTAAAATCACTTGGAGAGAAGTATTGCAATGCTTACAATCTAACAACCGAGTTGTTCAGTATGTCCTTAGCATTCACGTATCTGAACAGCGCTCTTGATCCAGTCATTTACTGCTTCTCCAGTTCCTTATTTCGCAATTATTTGAAAACAACTCTAAACCGGACCGGTATGATACAGCTTCAGGTCAGCAAATAGGACATGACGCACATCGGCTGTCACTGAGAACCGGACTTTGATGGGACAGGAGTGATGTGATATGGGGTTGATCAGGCATTGGACAAGACTGCAATACAATACTATATGTCAATATTATAATACTTTCTCATTATGAGAATCAGTTCATAACATTATGGTATTATTTTCCAAATGCTTTATtcaaaattcttattttttctttaaatattatgaCTTTAATATCACAATGCATTTGCTTTGTTTCCAtatttttacatgattttttttatattaatactttAATCTTGTaatcttattatttttattgtatatatatttattctggGCTCATCTGCTTGCCTGTAGgctatatattgttttattaataagcTCTGTACTGGTCTCATTGTCATAAAGCATTAAGCCATGTTAGCATTTTCTTTATAATGGTATCTATTATATGGGAAAACGTTTCCAATAAAACTTTATTGCTCTAATATATTGCGCATCTTCTTCCATGAACATTGATGATTTATTAATATAGTGCTTTGAATTGCTTGTTGCACATCACTCCAAACCGTCATGTCAGAAGTCAGACGTTATGCCATGACCTTTTTTCTAAATGTCGTATATTAACTGACTGTATTGTTAAGATATTATATCTTCAGTTTTGTATAGGCTTTTTTGATTAACCGTTTTATTTcgattttttcaaaatattgtgactTTAATTTAGCATTCGTATCTATTTTTCATGAGTCATATACTGTCATATACAGAAAAGGAAATctcacaatgtttttttcacctTGTGGCTCAGGGCTATTGTACACAGTGTTAGCAATGATTTACTGCTTAATCTCGGCTGTCAGGTACAATTTTCATGTAAACCATTAGTTCGATGTCAGTCGACTTCAAACTAAGTGAACATACTAAGTAGCATGTTTAATTGATATGTCCATATCAAGCATAATACCatcaaaatttgacattttcttgaTAGATAACGAAAATTCTCTAGAGGCAAAGAATTTTTTGTAATGGTTAACAAAGCACTACTCAGTTGTCATATgactgtacagtacatacacaaATTTGAAAATACTGTTTGTCTTTAATAGAGACAGAAATACAATTTGTATCATATCACATTGTGCAGTAACAGAAGGCTGAAGTACAAGCAGAAAGGGGTCTCTTGCCAGTGGGGAAAATTGCACTTCAAAGGCTCCCACACATGCACTAAAGCCGGTAGGATCCACTTTCATTCACTGCTATAACACTGAAAAGCTACTAGATGTTCTAAACAACAAGGTATTTTTAAATTCATCCGTTTCAGAATGTTGCTTGTGGATGTTTCCTACACTACCTCAGACAAAAGGTTGACAAGTTTTGGGACTGTTcaccaaataataaaaagtatttaatcatgtttttcaaaacctaTAAGTGAATcttgtgtggaacacaaaagaaaatattttgagaataatCTCCTTGGTTTTGTTtctacaatgaaagtcaatggggacaaattttgttttgttaccataagtttcaaaatacctttttgGCGTGTTTTACCgacaaataaatgcattctcACTCCAGACTTGTGAAATATTGATGTTCGGGCAGCGCTTTTTAACGTGCAGGGTACCCATTTGATGTCGTTTTTCGACATGTGGGGAACTCTGTTGCTTTACATGAGAAACCATGGGCATCAACATGCAGTTGCGAAGTCATAATGAAATTATATATTGTGGTGTAATTTTGCAATACTGATGTGCTGGGGTTTGATTTTCAGTTGGACAGACAGGATAATTGTGTAATACAGCATAACACTATTTAGGCAGTGTGAGCAAGTAACGTaatggtttatttttcttactttaTTTGTACtactttattattgtttttagtcAGTTATCTGGGACTGTACTTTTAATTGCAATTTGTGTTTCATATGGTACAGAAGTGGTGAGGTTAGGTATAGGGTGGGATTAGGTGCtctaaagtatatttaaaactattattatgaatgaaaaaagtatatttttacaaatgcaaTGAATTAAATGGGTCCTGGTCTGGACTGTATAGCGAACAACCTAAGCAACAGAGTACCCCGCACATTGAAAACAATGTCAAAGGGATACCCTGCGCTTTAAAAATTGGTTGCCGAGGGAACCTCAATGTGTGACGAGTCGACGATGTAAATAATGAACAATTTTAATTTGGGGGTA of Triplophysa dalaica isolate WHDGS20190420 chromosome 11, ASM1584641v1, whole genome shotgun sequence contains these proteins:
- the LOC130431561 gene encoding hydroxycarboxylic acid receptor 2-like yields the protein MTPNGTERHCNLTRNQITFVLPPVVIIEMLLGLPGNIMALYVFCKDMPSWGTNVTFLFNLILSDFLLLLSLPFRIDNYLRDETWIFGDAWCRINLFMLAVNRSASIAFMTAVAFDRYFKVVHPHHKINYMTLKQAAGVACLIWAVVIALRIPLLANNLLKTDTNNSHCRSFTGDKDLSPGMLLHHGVFIIEFFVPLLLLIFCSGRITCALRSRQLDKGKRGQRAIRTVLVIVGVFILCFSPSIATMLTLLILESLGEKYCNAFKLTAQMFSLSIAFTYLNSALDPVIYCFSSSLFCNHLKKTLNRTGLVKQQLNRQGSMTSRANLDVMMSYGD
- the LOC130431563 gene encoding hydroxycarboxylic acid receptor 2-like, yielding MTNGIEDHCNTTHELMASVLPPVVIIEMLLGLPGNVVALYVFCKYMKSWRTNVIFLFNLILSDFLLLLSLPFRIDNFVRGETWIFGDAWCRINLFMLAVNRSASIAFMTAVAFDRYFKVVHLHHKINHISSKQAAGVACFIWAVVIALRIPLLANHLLNTGKNHSRCRSFSNYEVLSPGILLHYIVFMLEFFVPLMLLIFCSARITCVLRSRPRLNESKKGQRAIRTVLVIVGVFVFCFFPCIGTGLTVLILKSLGEKYCNAYNLTTELFSMSLAFTYLNSALDPVIYCFSSSLFRNYLKTTLNRTGMIQLQVSK